The Candidatus Methylomirabilota bacterium genomic sequence TAGCCGTACTTCTTCGCCAGCTCCTCCTGGACCTTGGCCGAGTCCACTCCGAAGAGCGTGTCCTCGTGCATGATGCCGATCGTCCTGAACTTGACGTTCTTCTTTTTCTCGAACTCCTTCATGAACTCGAACATCGCGAGGGAGAAGTGGCCGTCGTGCGGCGACGTCCGGAAGAACCACTTGAAGCCGCGCTCGGTCAGCGTCGGCGAGGAGGACTCGGCGTTCAGGATGGGCACCCCGTAGCGCTCGGCGACCTGGCTCACCGTCGCGGTCACGCTCGAATGCACGGCGCCGATGATCGCGTGGACCTTCTCCTGGGTGATCAGGCGTTCGGCCTCGGACTGGCCGACAGCCGGCTTGCCCTGGTGGTCCACGATAATGAGCCGGATCTTGGCGCCGCCCAGCCCCGGCAGGCCGTCGGTCGTCTTCTTCATCGACGGCAGGTTGAGGTCCGACGTGCCGTTGTAGAGGTCGGCCGCCATTTTCATGGCCGTGACCGAGTCGATGCCGAGCTGCGCCAAGTTACCCGTCATCGGGTAGATCACGCCGATGACGATCTCCTTCGGGGCCTGGGCGTGGGATGCGGGCGCGGCCGCGAGCGCGGCCACCAGCGCCAGAGAGAGCAGTCCGATCACACGTCGCATATCGGGGTCCTCCTCTACGGCTTGATGAAT encodes the following:
- a CDS encoding ABC transporter substrate-binding protein — protein: MRRVIGLLSLALVAALAAAPASHAQAPKEIVIGVIYPMTGNLAQLGIDSVTAMKMAADLYNGTSDLNLPSMKKTTDGLPGLGGAKIRLIIVDHQGKPAVGQSEAERLITQEKVHAIIGAVHSSVTATVSQVAERYGVPILNAESSSPTLTERGFKWFFRTSPHDGHFSLAMFEFMKEFEKKKNVKFRTIGIMHEDTLFGVDSAKVQEELAKKYGYEVVVKMAYRDKTTSLDAEIGKLKAANPDVFLPTSYATDAVLYVKTAKTLDYIPRMLIAQNAGWVDPAFVQEMKSEIEGHITRSPFALDLQARKPLIRPVNELFKKQKDNPGGRDISEAPTRGLTGFTVLVDAINRAKSTNPEDIRKALVATNVPPDQLVMPWTGVRFDEKGQNTGIRAILQQMQKGAYATIWPFDLAAADVIYPLPGFKEKK